The Polyangia bacterium DNA window GTCCAGGTTTTTTTCATATTGTCCATGATGGTCCTGTCATTTGAGTACGCCTATTTTCAGCTGGCGGCGATGGCGCCCCGCCCGCTGGCTTTCCCTTTCAAGGAACCGCCCACCGATTGTCCGTCCGGCAGCACGATGTTCAGTTCCAGCACCTCGCAGCCGCCGGAACGGTCCAGGTTGACCGACACATGTTCAAGGTCGATCTTTTCATAGCGGGCAATCACCGCCAACAGCTCTTGTTGCAGCTGCGGCAAGTAGTCGGGCGCTGAACCGGAGCGCGGGCCGGTTCGTTCGCGAGCCACGATGATCGACAGTCGATCCTTGGCCAACGAAGCGGTGGTCGGCGAACGACGGAAGTAATCGAGAAACTTCATGGGCACCTCGCAAAAGAAAGTCGGCGTTGCCGGCGCTAGCCGAAGATGCGGCCGAAGAACCCGCGCTTCTCGTCGTTGATGAATCGGTGCTGGCGCTCCTCGCCCAAGAACCGATAGACGA harbors:
- the minE gene encoding cell division topological specificity factor MinE; this translates as MKFLDYFRRSPTTASLAKDRLSIIVARERTGPRSGSAPDYLPQLQQELLAVIARYEKIDLEHVSVNLDRSGGCEVLELNIVLPDGQSVGGSLKGKASGRGAIAAS